A window of the Tunturibacter empetritectus genome harbors these coding sequences:
- a CDS encoding RNA polymerase sigma factor — MYRETGLVNSPPPSGQDDAVLLGLVQRGDEYAMAALFDRYSKVVYSVALRVLRDPAAAEDVLQEIFMQIWRNPDGFVATRGSLGGWLAVVSRNRSIDSLRRKRPMESVDDMSLASNYNLANEAERNSLMEKARGVIKLLPVEQRKTLEMAFFDGLTHSEIAEMTGDPLGTVKTRIRSALTSLRKAFPA; from the coding sequence ATGTATAGAGAAACGGGACTCGTAAATTCACCACCGCCCTCGGGGCAGGACGATGCTGTTCTGCTTGGCCTTGTGCAGAGGGGGGACGAGTACGCCATGGCGGCGCTGTTCGACCGCTATTCGAAGGTTGTGTACTCGGTGGCCCTTCGGGTCCTCCGCGACCCGGCTGCGGCGGAGGACGTGCTCCAGGAAATCTTTATGCAGATCTGGCGTAACCCTGATGGCTTTGTAGCAACTCGCGGCAGTCTTGGCGGCTGGCTCGCTGTGGTTTCGAGAAATCGATCGATCGATTCTCTGCGTCGGAAGCGTCCGATGGAATCGGTCGACGATATGTCGCTGGCTTCGAACTACAATCTTGCGAACGAAGCGGAACGAAATAGTTTGATGGAAAAGGCACGGGGCGTGATCAAACTGCTGCCGGTGGAGCAGCGTAAGACTTTGGAGATGGCGTTTTTTGATGGACTGACGCACTCCGAGATCGCCGAGATGACGGGCGATCCACTTGGGACAGTCAAGACAAGAATCCGCAGCGCGCTTACTTCGCTGAGAAAGGCGTTCCCAGCATGA